Below is a window of Theropithecus gelada isolate Dixy chromosome 15, Tgel_1.0, whole genome shotgun sequence DNA.
GAGGGGCTGCGGGGATCCTGCGGGAAAGAGCCACTCTTGCCCCTTCCCATCCGTTTTGTCATTGACCACCTCCGGGGGCCTCCCCTGGCCGCTGCCCCGAAGGCCCCCCTTCCCCAGTGCTGCCCTAGAACAAGCACTTTGGCTTCCCCAGGTGGTGGGCCCCCTGGAAGTATCCTTGGGAGGGTTTGTGAAAAGAGTAATGCTGGGAGTGCCCGCAGATCCCGCCCTGGACTCCCTTTTCCCGTAGTCCGGGCGCTGGAGTTTGTGTCCGCCTTCGCCGGCTGATTGCCTGGGGAAGGATCCACATAGTGTCCTCACACTGACATGGGTTTTGCGGCTCTCCCCGCAGGCCGACGCCTCCCCCGAGGCTCAGCGGCCGGCTCCCAGGCCTAGGCGCCCATGACCCCTACGCTGACCGCTGCCTGGACGCCGCCGCCACCACCGCGAGCTAGCGCCGCCGCCACCAGGGCCCAATGCCGGTCATGCCCATCCCGAGGCGGGTGCGCTCCTTCCACGGCCCGCACACCACCTGCCTGCATGCAGCCTGCGGGCCCGTGCGCGCCTCCCACCTGGCCCGTACCAAGTACAACAATTTCGACGTGTACATCAAGACGCGCTGGCTGTACGGCTTCATCCGCTTCCTGCTCTACTTCAGCTGCAGCCTCTTCACCGCGGCGCTCTGGGGTGCTCTGGCCGCCCTCTTCTGTCTACAGTACCTGGGCGTTCGCGTCCTGCTGCGCTTCCAGCGCAAACTGTCggtgttgctgctgttgctgggCCGCCGGCGCGTGGACTTCCGCCTGGTGAACGAGCTGCTCATCTACGGCATCCATGTCACCATGCTGCTAGTCGGTGGCCTGGGCTGGTGCTTCATGGTCTTCGTGGACATGTGAGGGCCGTGGGCGCGAGCTTAATGTGTCGTCCTGGCCTGTGGCTGTGTTCTTTACGTGGGTGGGACTGCCCATCCCGCAGGCAGTCGCTGCTGCCTGGCGCCCacggagagaaaagaaagggctgAGACTTCCGGGATGGGGGTGCGGATGCCGCCCCTAAGCTGGCTTCCTGCGTCCACCCTCCCCATGTGCACTCTCAGGGGCGGCGCCCACCTGCGGGTGGCTCCTGTTCACACGACTTCAGGTCATACTGCGGAGTGGGCCGTCTGTTCTGCCTCTCTGTGGGCTTCTCTCCAGGACCACAGCTGCCAGGGACTTTAGACGTCACCCTGGGAGGCCTCTGGACACAGAGGGCTGTGTGCCCAGGAACAAATCCGGAGGGGGGCCATCCTGGCTGCACAGTCCCTTCCTGCGTTGCCTGGTCTCAGCCCCAGCCAACGGGACACGGAAGGCTCCCCTCGCTGACACACCACACTGCCACAAAGCTGCTTACTCTGCCCTGGGCCACCTGAGTCCTGGCACTGCCCGCGTACCACCCTCTGTCACCCTGAGGGGCTGTGTGGGTCCTGAGTCCCCAGCCAGCCTTCAGGGTCTCCTTGGATTGTGTAGATGCAGTCTAGCAGGGGGGCGGAGAGGGGCTCAGGTGGGAGGGGCCTCAGCAGGCTCTCAGCTCAGGGGCTGGCCTGGGGGAACCCGGGGAGCCAAGGGCTGACTCCAGCAACACTGGCCTGTCTGCCTGTTCTGGGAGGGCTGTGAGGATGTCCTCAGATGCTGTGGATTTCTGGGGAGGCACTTCCAttcctttctgggtttttttgcaGAGGAGGGCTTTGGGCCTCTGTCTTTGGGGGAACATCCTCAAAGAAAGcgtgggagatcgaggctgcagtgagctgggatggagACTTGAGTGTCCCGAGTGTCCACAGCAGGCGGCAGAGGCCTCAGTGTGGCAACCACAGCCCCGGAGCCTGTGTGGTACAAGCAGCATCTTAGAGCCCCGGGTATATGCTGAGATCGTATCCCACGCTGCCCTCCAGTGACTGGGGGGCCCAAATGATGGCACAGAGGCAGGTGGGCTGGAGGGGCACAGATGCCTGTGTTCAGGGAGGGCGGCCACCATGGGCCGGGGTCTCACCCAGGACCCCTTGCTCTGCTCCTCGGCCTTGCAGTCGCGGTAGCACTATGGTGGACTGCCCatggctgtgtggctttggggGCAAGTGGGAGGGTGCCCTGAATAATGATTACAGGGACAACAGGCAGAGCTGCCCTAAAGCAGGACACAGGGTGCGGTACTGACAACCCTAGCGTCACCCCAAATCCACGTCCCCACACTCCGGGCATGGGTGGGACTTGTGACCCTGCCCTGTCAGGTGGACCAGTGGCCCGGGAGCCAGGAGGACAGTTGTGTGCCACTGGAAGAGAAACTTTTTGAAAAACCCTAAATCAGgtagagaaagcaaaaaaatCTTTGGCCGTAAACCGTCCTAATTTGTTGGCAGCTTCTGTGGATGACCTCCGTTGAGCCCGGGCTGTGTCCAGGCCCTGGGCAGGAGTTTTCCTGCGTGGGCCTCATTTCTTGCTGCAGAGAATCTTTTGCACTAAGTCACACTGTTTCCTCAAagaagctttgttttttgttaacGTGTTACTCAGAGTCACCCAGGCCCCTCGGCTGAGGGTGAAGGTGGGGCGGGAGGCAGGAGGGGGCTGGCAGTGCCGCTTGTGTGGTGTCAACGCTGCAGGGAGTTGCGGCACCTTGGTGCCCTCTGAGCACCTGGCCGCCTGCTGTCCCCAGTGCCTGTGAAATTCGTCATGAGATGACCCACCTgcattaaacctatttttttaatgtgttgatgGAGTGATTGCTTAAAGCTCagttgttttattcctttttgaagGACATAATAATCACCCAGAGCACCATAGAAACCAtcttctcggccgggcgcggtggctcacgcctgtaatcccagcactttgggaggccgaggcgggcggatcacaaggtcaggagatcgagaccatcctggctaacacggtgaaaccccatctctactaaaaattaaaaaattagccgggcgcggtggcgggcgcctgtagtcccagctactcaggaggctgaggcaggagaatggcgtgaacccgggaggcggagcttgcagtgagctgagatcgcgccactgcactccagcccaggcgacagagcgagactccgtctcaaaaaaaaaaaaaaaaaagaaaccatcttCTCCTGTAAGATGGGAAAGTTTCCACAAACACTTGTTGTGATGCTGGGGAAGTAGCCCCTAAAGCCAGGGTTCCCCTTGTGGGAAGCTGCCGTGGGGAGGTGGCCTAGCTGACAAGCAAGGATTTGTCAGCAGGGCAGTCACCGGGACACTGCTATGCAGGCCGGTGGAGGTTGCATTCAGCTGACTGGCCCATTcagggtttctttgtttttttttagacggagttttgttcttgtagcctgggctggagtgcgttgatgcgatcttgactcactgcaacctccacctcccgggttcaggtgattctcatgcctcagcctcccaagtagctgggattacaggcacccgcaacctcacccagctgatttttgtgtttttagtagagatggagtttcaccatgttgaacgggctggtctcaaactcctgactttaggtgattcacctgcctcggcctcccaaagtgccaggattccaggcgtgagcccctCCACCTGGCCTAGTTCAGAGTCTTAGAATAAAGCTGGGGTGGTGTTTCCGACGCTGCTGAAATGAGAGAGGCCTCAGGGCTGTGAGCAAGCACAGCGCGATCCACTGCAGGGGGAgatgcacacacataaaaaaaggttggaagaaaaataaaaccaaagttcttatttattcaaaaaaaccgtgtgaggccaggtgcagtggctcacgccagtaatcccagcactttgggaagctaaggcaggaggatcacttgagcccaggagttcaagaccagcctgggcaacagagtgagaccccatctctacagaaaatttaaaagtgagctggccgtggtggtgtgcgcctaggagatcgaggctgcagtagctgtgattgcagcactgcactccagcctgggtgacagagtgagactctgtctctaaaacacaaACCAGTTTGAAGATTGAGAGACAAGCTATTCATATTATTCTAGAATCTTTGCTTTGTAAAGGCTTCCTTAGCTTGTGTGAAGGGAGGAAGTTCACGTTTCTCATTTTTTCACTTGCAAAGGCTTCTAACAACATGAAGATGACAACGATTTCCTCCCAGGCAGTTATTATGGCCAGAAAGTATCACTTAAAGGGaaaccagctgggtgcagtggcttacactttggtaattccaacactttgggaggcccaggtgggaggatcgcttgagcccaggagttccagatcagcctgggcaacagggagatgctatctctacaaaaaagatttttaaatgagtcAGGTATAGTGGCGCTCACCTCTAGTTCCAGCTCCTCCGGAGGCTGAACGGGGAGAATTGTTTGATCCCAGGCCGGGAggggttgaggttacagtgaaccatgattctgtcactgctctccagcctgggtgacagagcaagaccccgtctcaagaaaataaaggaaaactctGGATTCCGTTAGGTAACAAGCTATCCATTGTAGAGTTTTGTGGAACCGTTTCACCAAacttttggtgttttgtttttgatggcaGAGTTCGTGAAATCATTACTAAAATGTGTGCCCCTGAAAAGCTTAGGAGGGTGACACTTGTTTTACCAAACCCAGGGCTGAAGCTTGGTGTGGAGCACTGCTTCCCAGACCGGGCTTCTGATCCTAAAGTCTGGGGGCTCTGTGTGTCCCACAGGGGATGCCAGGCCGCAGCCGAGTCCTGAGGTGGGCGCAGGGCCTGGATACACAGCCTTACCTGTGCACACAAAGCTGGGGCAGTTAGCCAACGGGCCCTGTGAGGCTTGGCCTGGGAGAGTGGCCTGGTCTTTTTGCTTTGCCAGGTGTGGGTGAAGGTGGCTATGCCCTTGACTGGTCACACCTGGCCACGCCCCACGCCAGAGAGGCTGCAGGAGGGCTCCTGCCTTCCCTGGGGGCTTCCCTGGCCCTCCCCGCCTGGCTTCACTCTGGTTTTCAGTGGATTTGGCATGTTTTCCGTTGTTCCCTGCCTAGGCCATCTCGATCTGATAGAACTCCCAGCGACAGTGCGAACGCCTCATCCGCACTGCCATGTACAGGAGCCACCAGCCCACAGGACCACTGAGTACAGCGACAGGCACCACCGTGACCACTGAATGTCTCATCAGACCCAAGGAAGCA
It encodes the following:
- the TMEM250 gene encoding transmembrane protein 250; translation: MPVMPIPRRVRSFHGPHTTCLHAACGPVRASHLARTKYNNFDVYIKTRWLYGFIRFLLYFSCSLFTAALWGALAALFCLQYLGVRVLLRFQRKLSVLLLLLGRRRVDFRLVNELLIYGIHVTMLLVGGLGWCFMVFVDM